From a single Miscanthus floridulus cultivar M001 chromosome 8, ASM1932011v1, whole genome shotgun sequence genomic region:
- the LOC136476919 gene encoding zinc finger protein CONSTANS-LIKE 14-like, producing the protein MKSGGGGGGGGGGASGQQWPCDYCGEAAAALHCRADAARLCVACDRHVHAANALSRKHVRAPLCAGCAARPAAARVSPVPGAVPAFLCADCDTAAAAARVPVEGFSGCPSAAELAASWGLDLRRAAVGDDGHGRAEDKDGGDIDDDPFLSVLDYSVLGVVDPDLRDLYVPCDPPRVPAPDAVGGRPLRGQVLSDQLAEMARREADTAHAHRHSDLSPRTPRRTSAASGGRLPPGKMAPPAAAMPSHHPPPAAAQEVPLPYTSLLMMASANCADLFGGADRVVDDDEQLLWDCAEPSVPPTQIWDFNLGRSRDHDEKSALEVGYGSNHGGFMIKSYSDMLKEISSGTMKDLEDIYDSRYCSTAEDTTSSNICQLSSKNVSTVSNKRKLSSCASTMDGPTTSGNHVPTSGPALTREISFGEQTVYAPAAERPAVRIDSETLAQNRDSAMQRYREKKKNRRYEKHIRYESRKLRADTRKRVKGRFIKSTR; encoded by the exons ATGAagagcggcggtggtggcggcgggggaggaggaggagcgagcGGGCAGCAGTGGCCGTGCGACTACtgcggggaggcggcggcggcgctgcactGCCGCGCGGACGCCGCGCGCCTCTGCGTCGCGTGCGACCGCCACGTGCACGCCGCCAACGCGCTGTCGAGGAAGCACGTACGGGCGCCGCTCTGCGCGGGGTGCGCCGCGCGCCCGGCCGCCGCGCGCGTCTCCCCCGTCCCGGGCGCCGTCCCGGCGTTCCTCTGCGCCGACTGCGacaccgccgcggcggcggcgcgcgtgccGGTCGAGGGCTTCTCGGGTTGCCCCTCGGCGGCCGAGCTCGCCGCGTCATGGGGGCTCGACCTCCGCCGCGCGGCCGTCGGCGACGACGGTCACGGCCGCGCGGAGGACAAGGACGGCGGCGACATCGACGACGACCCCTTCCTCTCGGTGCTTGACTACTCCGTGCTCGGGGTGGTGGACCCGGACCTGCGCGACCTGTACGTGCCGTGCGACCCGCCGCGGGTGCCAGCCCCCGACGCCGTCGGCGGGCGCCCGCTTAGGGGGCAGGTGCTGTCCGACCAGCTCGCCGAGATGGCGCGCCGCGAGGCGGACACGGCCCACGCGCACCGGCACTCGGATCTGAGCCCGCGCACGCCTCGCCGCACCTCCGCGGCATCCGGCGGACGCTTGCCACCTGGCAAGATGGCGCCCCCGGCGGCGGCGATGCCGTCTCATCATCCTCCGCCCGCCGCAGCCCAGGAGGTGCCTCTGCCGTACACGTCCCTGCTCATGATGGCGTCCGCCAACTGCGCCGACCTCTTTGGCGGCGCCGACAGGGTGGTTGATGACGACGAACAACTGCTCTGGGACTGCGCTGAGCCCTCAGTGCCGCCCACCCAG ATATGGGACTTCAATTTGGGAAGGTCAAGGGATCATGATGAGAAGTCTGCTCTTGAAGTTGGATATGGTTCTAACCATGGAGGCTTTATGATTAAGAGTTATAGTGACATGCTTAAGGAAATTTCTTCGGGGACAATGAAAGATCTGGAAGATATTTATGACTCAAGATACTGCTCAACTGCCGAAGATACCACGTCCTCTAATATCTGTCAGTTGTCATCGAAAAAT GTGAGCACCGTGAGCAACAAACGGAAGCTGAGCTCCTGTGCCTCGACGATGGATGGACCAACAACTTCCGGGAACCATGTACCCACTTCAGGACCAGCACTCACCAGGGAGATCTCCTTCGGGGAGCAAACGGTCTACGCCCCCGCAGCTGAGAGGCCTGCCGTGAGGATCGACAGCGAGACGCTCGCACAGAACAGGGACAGCGCGATGCAGCGGTAcagggaaaagaagaagaaccgcAG ATATGAGAAGCACATCCGGTACGAGTCGAGGAAGCTGAGGGCGGACACCAGGAAGCGGGTGAAAGGGCGGTTCATCAAGTCGACCCGCTGA
- the LOC136476921 gene encoding CASP-like protein UU-1: MGEHTSTRERERERERESPTFSKAFRQIDTSICCTSCIFYIYIYIYIYISRVYAGADISCCCWRSSHVHVRTRASATATTMTMELESQVVVVETTTRAATAAHVRTTVALRLLAFAASLAAAVVIATNRQDRWGITVTFKMFAVWEAFVAINFACAAYALLTAVFVKKLISKHWLHHMDQFTVNLQAASTAGAGAVGSIAMWGNEPSGWYAVCRLYRLYCDRGAVSLALAFVAFVALGVASSLSRFPRAPRAGTQIISNSS, from the exons ATGGGAGAACATACGagtacgagagagagagagagagagagagagagagagagtccaaCGTTCTCAAAGGCATTCCGACAGATAGACACGTCTATCTGTTGTACTTCAtgcatattttatatatatatatatatatatatatatatatctcgtgTGTATGCAGGCGCCGACATTAGCTGCTGTTGTTGGCGATCATCGCACGTACACGTACGTACTCGTgcgtcggcgacggcgacgacgatgacgatggagCTGGAGTcgcaggtggtggtggtggagacgacgacgagggccgccaccgccgcgcaCGTGAGGACCACGGTGGCGCTCCGGCTGCTGGCGTTCGCGGCgtcgctcgccgccgccgtggtCATAGCCACCAACCGGCAGGACCGCTGGGGCATCACCGTCACCTTCAAGATGTTCGCCGTCTGGGA GGCGTTTGTGGCGATCAACTTCGCCTGCGCCGCCTACGCGCTGCTCACGGCGGTCTTCGTGAAGAAGCTCATCAGCAAGCACTGGCTGCACCACATGGATCAG TTCACGGTGAACCTGCAGGCGGCGTCGACGGCCGGCGCCGGAGCGGTGGGGTCGATAGCCATGTGGGGGAACGAGCCCAGCGGGTGGTACGCCGTCTGCCGCCTCTACCGACTCTACTGCGACAGGGGCGCCGTCTCCCTCGCGCTCGCGTTCGTCGCGTTCGTCGCCCTCGGCGTCGCATCCAGCCTCTCCCGCTTCCCCAGGGCACCCCGCGCCGGCACCCAGATAATTAGTAATTCATCTTGA